The following proteins are co-located in the Lachnospiraceae bacterium genome:
- the maf gene encoding septum formation protein Maf, with product MIEKVILASASPRRRELLQWIYEDFDIQAADIEEVVPDFLPLSEAPEYLACIKAQAVASEHPEALVIGSDTGVFVEEGGAVQMLGKPRNAEEAEEMLRRLSGRRHVVRTGCCLCYRNVKYAFTEEAQVEFYPLSEQEIKEYVATGDPMDKAGAYGIQGRGALLVKGIIGDFYTVMGLPVARLKREIERMES from the coding sequence GTGATTGAAAAGGTGATTTTGGCCTCGGCCTCGCCAAGGCGCAGGGAGCTGCTGCAATGGATTTATGAGGATTTTGACATACAGGCGGCGGACATCGAGGAGGTTGTGCCGGATTTTCTGCCGCTTTCGGAGGCGCCGGAATATTTGGCGTGCATCAAGGCGCAGGCGGTCGCGTCAGAGCATCCGGAGGCGCTCGTGATTGGCAGTGATACAGGTGTGTTTGTAGAGGAGGGCGGCGCCGTACAGATGCTGGGCAAGCCGCGTAATGCGGAAGAGGCCGAAGAGATGCTGCGGCGACTCTCCGGGCGCCGGCATGTGGTGCGGACAGGCTGCTGCCTCTGTTATCGGAATGTAAAATATGCCTTTACGGAGGAGGCGCAGGTTGAGTTTTATCCGCTGTCGGAGCAGGAAATCAAGGAATATGTGGCGACCGGCGATCCTATGGACAAGGCTGGGGCCTACGGCATTCAGGGGCGCGGCGCGCTGCTTGTCAAAGGCATTATCGGTGATTTTTATACCGTCATGGGCCTGCCGGTGGCCCGCTTAAAGCGCGAAATTGAGAGGATGGAATCATAA